A portion of the Desulfotignum phosphitoxidans DSM 13687 genome contains these proteins:
- the rpmE gene encoding 50S ribosomal protein L31 encodes MKKDIHPKYARTTATCACGATFDVGSTREAIKVEICSQCHPFFTGKQKLVDSAGRIDRFKRKYANFDASKLV; translated from the coding sequence ATGAAAAAAGACATTCATCCCAAATATGCAAGAACGACCGCTACCTGTGCATGCGGTGCCACCTTTGATGTGGGTTCCACCCGTGAGGCCATCAAGGTGGAAATTTGTTCACAGTGTCATCCGTTTTTTACCGGAAAACAGAAACTGGTGGACTCTGCCGGCCGTATTGACCGGTTCAAAAGAAAATATGCCAACTTTGATGCAAGCAAACTGGTATAA
- the prmC gene encoding peptide chain release factor N(5)-glutamine methyltransferase — protein sequence MDWTVFKLISWTETYFTRHQIDSPRLTAEILLGFCLGVRRLDLYLQHDRPLEKQELTRFKTLIQRRKNHEPVAYITGEKGFFESSFQVGPGVLIPRPDTETLVTTALSVLDEIPRNPQKILELGVGSGAIVISLAKAHPEHLFFAGDISRIALDAARKNAAREKEIGTIHFFNGSWFAPLTTGPFFDVIVSNPPYIPTEDIFGLAPEIRDHEPRSALDGGHDGLTCIRELVTHAGDFLVPGGQLLLEMGFDQKADVTALAKACPQFDQINIVQDLAGQNRVAQLKKKLIKFFVFDIHVRIFIRSV from the coding sequence ATGGACTGGACAGTATTCAAACTGATCTCCTGGACGGAAACCTATTTTACCCGGCACCAGATCGACAGCCCCCGCCTGACTGCGGAAATTCTGCTGGGATTCTGTTTAGGTGTCCGGCGCCTGGATCTGTATCTGCAGCATGACCGGCCTTTGGAAAAACAGGAACTGACCCGGTTCAAAACATTGATTCAACGTCGGAAAAACCATGAACCGGTGGCCTATATCACCGGAGAAAAAGGATTTTTCGAGTCCAGTTTTCAGGTGGGTCCGGGTGTACTCATCCCCCGGCCGGACACTGAAACCCTGGTGACAACCGCATTGTCAGTTCTGGATGAAATTCCTCGAAATCCGCAAAAGATCCTGGAACTGGGGGTGGGCTCCGGCGCCATTGTCATCTCTCTGGCAAAGGCTCACCCGGAACATCTTTTTTTTGCCGGCGATATTTCCCGGATCGCACTGGACGCAGCCCGGAAAAACGCGGCCCGGGAAAAAGAGATCGGAACGATTCATTTTTTCAACGGATCCTGGTTTGCGCCGCTGACCACCGGTCCTTTTTTTGATGTCATTGTCTCGAACCCGCCGTATATTCCCACCGAAGATATTTTTGGCCTGGCCCCTGAAATCAGGGATCATGAACCAAGGTCAGCCCTTGACGGCGGACATGACGGGTTAACATGTATCCGTGAGTTAGTGACCCATGCCGGCGATTTTCTGGTGCCCGGGGGACAGCTTCTTCTGGAAATGGGGTTTGACCAGAAAGCCGATGTCACGGCCCTGGCAAAAGCATGCCCCCAGTTTGATCAGATAAATATTGTTCAGGATCTGGCCGGTCAAAACCGGGTGGCACAATTGAAAAAAAAATTGATTAAGTTTTTTGTTTTTGATATACATGTAAGGATTTTTATTAGAAGCGTTTAA
- the prfA gene encoding peptide chain release factor 1, producing the protein MIEKLKGIEERYVKLEHLLSDPEVIKDQTKYQKYVKEHGELNRIVPVFRTYEQVQSQLEEAQDLLKDPDSEIRGMARDEIVSLEKQAETLISKLNVLLMPRDPRDDKNVILEIRAGTGGEEAGIFAGDLFRMYSRYAENKNWNVEVIEKNDSSAGGFKEIVSLIQGKGVFGAFKYESGTHRVQRVPETETQGRIHTSAVTVAVLPEAEDIDIEINPADIKVDVFRASGPGGQSVNTTDSAVRVTHVPTGVVATCQDEKSQHKNKAKALGVLKSRILDARMREEEAKRAADRKGQVGTGDRSGRIRTYNFPQGRMTDHRIGLTLYKLDSIMEGDIQAIIDELKTFHQARALQKNHTFA; encoded by the coding sequence ATGATTGAAAAATTAAAAGGCATAGAAGAACGGTATGTCAAGCTGGAGCACCTGCTGAGTGACCCTGAGGTGATCAAAGACCAGACCAAATACCAGAAATACGTCAAGGAGCACGGAGAACTCAATCGCATTGTTCCGGTGTTCCGGACCTATGAACAGGTTCAGTCTCAACTGGAAGAAGCCCAGGATCTGTTGAAAGATCCGGATTCTGAGATTCGCGGGATGGCCAGAGACGAGATCGTCAGTCTGGAAAAACAGGCTGAAACACTGATATCCAAACTCAATGTGCTGCTCATGCCCAGAGATCCCAGAGATGACAAAAACGTGATCCTGGAGATCCGGGCCGGCACGGGCGGAGAAGAAGCCGGTATTTTTGCCGGCGATCTTTTCAGAATGTACTCCCGGTATGCGGAAAACAAAAACTGGAACGTCGAGGTGATTGAAAAAAATGATTCCAGCGCCGGGGGATTCAAGGAGATCGTTTCTTTGATTCAGGGGAAAGGTGTGTTTGGCGCGTTCAAGTATGAAAGCGGCACCCATCGGGTGCAGCGGGTGCCGGAAACCGAAACCCAGGGCCGGATCCACACGTCTGCCGTTACCGTGGCCGTATTGCCCGAAGCCGAAGATATCGACATTGAAATCAATCCGGCAGACATCAAAGTGGATGTATTCCGGGCGTCCGGACCCGGGGGACAGTCGGTGAATACCACGGATTCCGCTGTTCGGGTCACCCATGTCCCCACGGGTGTGGTGGCCACGTGCCAGGATGAAAAATCTCAGCATAAAAACAAGGCCAAAGCTCTGGGCGTGTTGAAATCCCGAATCCTGGACGCCAGGATGAGAGAAGAAGAAGCCAAACGCGCCGCTGACCGCAAAGGCCAGGTGGGTACCGGAGACCGGAGCGGTCGTATCCGGACCTACAACTTTCCCCAGGGCCGGATGACCGATCATCGTATCGGGCTGACCCTGTATAAACTGGACAGTATCATGGAAGGTGATATCCAGGCCATTATCGATGAATTGAAAACCTTTCATCAAGCCCGGGCTTTGCAGAAAAACCACACTTTTGCATAA